The following are encoded in a window of Ricinus communis isolate WT05 ecotype wild-type chromosome 4, ASM1957865v1, whole genome shotgun sequence genomic DNA:
- the LOC8268041 gene encoding uncharacterized protein LOC8268041, translated as MALGATAIGALFGLGTQMYSNALRKLPYMRHPWEHVIGMGLGAVFVNQLVKWDAQLQQDLDKMLDKAKAANERRYFDEDDN; from the exons ATGGCACTGGGTGCGACGGCGATAGGAGCGCTGTTTGGACTGGGCACTCAGATGTACTCAAATGCCCTCCGCAAACTACCTTATATGCGCC ATCCATGGGAACATGTGATTGGAATGGGATTAGGAGCAGTGTTCGTGAATCAGTTGGTGAAATGGGACGCTCAGCTGCAGCAAGACCTAGATAAGATGCTTGACAAAGCCAAGGCTGCCAATGAGCGTCGTTATTTTg ATGAAGACGATAATTAG
- the LOC8268042 gene encoding LRR receptor-like serine/threonine-protein kinase GSO1, giving the protein MALAKEVLAVFLVLLLSFLFGFVVCQTHDLSVLLEVKKSFIDDPENILHDWNESNPNFCTWRGVTCGLNSGDGSVHLVSLNLSDSSLSGSVSPFLGRLHNLIHLDLSSNSLTGPIPTTLSNLSLLESLLLFSNELTGSIPTQLGSLASLRVMRIGDNALTGPIPASFANLAHLVTLGLASCSLTGPIPPQLGRLGRVENLILQQNQLEGPIPAELGNCSSLTVFTAAVNNLNGSIPGELGRLQNLQILNLANNSLSGYIPSQVSEMTQLIYMNLLGNQIEGPIPGSLAKLANLQNLDLSMNRLAGSIPEEFGNMDQLVYLVLSNNNLSGVIPRSICSNATNLVSLILSETQLSGPIPKELRQCPSLQQLDLSNNTLNGSLPNEIFEMTQLTHLYLHNNSLVGSIPPLIANLSNLKELALYHNNLQGNLPKEIGMLGNLEILYLYDNQFSGEIPMEIVNCSSLQMVDFFGNHFSGEIPFAIGRLKGLNLLHLRQNELVGEIPASLGNCHQLTILDLADNHLSGGIPATFGFLQSLEQLMLYNNSLEGNIPDSLTNLRNLTRINLSRNRLNGSIAALCSSSSFLSFDVTDNAFDQEIPPQLGNSPSLERLRLGNNKFTGKIPWALGKIRQLSLLDLSGNMLTGPIPAELMLCKRLTHIDLNNNLLSGPIPLWLGRLSQLGELKLSSNQFLGSLPPQLCNCSKLLVLSLDRNSLNGTLPVEIGKLESLNVLNLERNQLSGPIPHDVGKLSKLYELRLSDNSFSSEIPFELGQLQNLQSMLNLSYNNLTGPIPSSIGTLSKLEALDLSHNQLEGEVPPQVGSMSSLGKLNLSYNNLQGKLGKQFLHWPADAFEGNLKLCGSPLDNCNGYGSENKRSGLSESMVVAVSAVTTLVALSLLAAVLALFLKHKREALKRENELNLIYSSSSSKAQRKPLFQNGVAKKDFRWEDIMKATDNLSDAFIIGSGGSGTIYRAELHTGETVAVKRILWKDDYLLNKSFTREVKTLGRIRHRHLVKLLGYCTNRGAGSNLLIYEYMENGSVWDWLHQKPVNSKMKKSLEWEARLKIAVGLAQGVEYLHHDCVPMLIHRDIKSSNVLLDSNMEAHLGDFGLAKAMVEDFESNTESNSWFAGSYGYIAPEYAYSFKATEKSDVYSMGIVLMELVTGKMPTDAFFGVNMDMVRWVEKHIEMQGSGHEELIDPELRPLLPGEESAAYQVLEIALQCTKTSPPERPSSRQACDLLLHLFHNRMVDSEEMNLDPKKY; this is encoded by the exons ATGGCCTTGGCAAAAGAGGTGCTGGCGGtgtttcttgttcttttactgtcttttctttttggttttgttGTGTGTCAAACCCATGATTTATCAGTTCTTTTagaggtaaagaaatcatttatCGATGACCCAGAAAATATTCTGCATGATTGGAATGAGAGCAATCCAAATTTTTGTACATGGAGGGGAGTTACTTGTGGGTTGAACTCGGGTGATGGGTCAGTTCATTTAGTGAGTCTAAACCTGTCCGACTCGTCATTATCTGGTTCAGTATCACCCTTTTTGGGTCGATTACACAACCTAATCCACCTTGATCTTTCTTCTAATAGTCTCACGGGTCCCATTCCAACTACCCTTTCAAACCTTTCTTTATTGGAATCTTTACTCTTGTTCTCTAACGAACTCACTGGTTCCATTCCGACTCAGCTCGGTTCCCTCGCGAGTCTCCGGGTCATGAGAATCGGTGATAACGCACTCACTGGCCCTATCCCTGCCTCCTTTGCTAATCTTGCCCACCTAGTCACTCTTGGTCTGGCCTCATGCAGTCTCACAGGTCCAATACCACCCCAACTCGGAAGACTCGGCCGAGTCGAGAATTTGATTCTGCAACAGAACCAGCTGGAGGGACCCATTCCTGCAGAGCTAGGGAACTGTTCAAGCCTAACTGTCTTCACTGCTGCTGTCAACAATCTAAATGGATCAATACCAGGTGAATTGGGTCGCTTGCAAAATCTCCAAATTCTAAACCTGGCCAACAACAGTCTTTCTGGGTACATTCCGAGTCAAGTCAGTGAAATGACTCAACTCATTTATATGAATTTGTTGGGGAATCAGATTGAAGGTCCAATCCCGGGGTCATTAGCCAAACTGGCTAATCTCCAGAATCTCGACTTGTCAATGAACAGGCTTGCAGGAAGCATTCCGGAGGAGTTTGGCAACATGGATCAACTTGTTTACTTGGTTTTGTCGAACAACAATCTTTCTGGTGTTATACCAAGAAGCATATGTTCAAATGCTACTAATTTGGTGAGCTTGATTCTGTCAGAGACTCAACTTTCTGGCCCAATTCCGAAGGAACTCAGACAGTGTCCATCATTGCAACAGCTTGACTTGTCCAACAACACACTTAATGGATCGTTACCAAATGAGATTTTTGAGATGACTCAACTAACTCATCTCTATCTCCATAACAACAGTTTGGTTGGTTCTATACCTCCCCTAATAGCAAATCTCAGCAACCTGAAGGAGCTTGCATTATATCACAACAATTTGCAAGGCAACCTGCCAAAAGAGATTGGCATGCTTGGCAACCTTGAGATATTGTATCTTTATGACAATCAGTTTTCTGGGGAGATTCCTATGGAGATCGTCAATTGTTCAAGCCTGCAAATGGTTGACTTCTTCGGAAATCATTTTAGTGGGGAGATACCCTTTGCAATTGGAAGGCTGAAGGGACTGAATCTACTTCACTTGAGGCAAAATGAGCTTGTGGGTGAGATTCCTGCCAGTTTGGGTAACTGTCATCAACTAACTATTCTAGACTTGGCAGACAATCATCTCTCAGGTGGCATTCCAGCAACTTTTGGATTCCTCCAATCTTTGGAACAGTTGATGCTTTATAACAACTCTCTTGAAGGTAACATTCCTGATTCACTTACCAACTTAAGAAACCTGACAAGAATCAATCTGTCCAGGAATAGATTGAATGGCAGTATTGCTGCACTTTGTAGCTCGagttctttcctttcttttgatGTAACAGACAATGCATTTGACCAAGAGATTCCTCCACAGTTAGGGAATTCACCTTCTCTTGAAAGGCTGAGATTAGGGAACAACAAATTTACTGGTAAGATCCCGTGGGCACTGGGCAAAATTCGCCAGTTATCGTTGTTGGACCTGTCAGGCAATATGCTAACTGGTCCTATACCAGCAGAGCTTATGTTGTGTAAAAGATTGACCCATATTGATCTGAACAACAACCTCCTTTCTGGGCCTATACCATTGTGGCTTGGCAGGCTGTCACAACTAGGAGAGCTGAAGCTCTCCTCTAATCAATTTCTTGGATCACTTCCTCCACAGTTATGCAATTGTTCCAAATTACTGGTGCTTTCTCTTGATAGAAATTCACTCAATGGAACCCTTCCTGTTGAGATTGGTAAGTTGGAATCCCTTAATGTTCTCAACCTCGAGCGCAACCAATTATCAGGGCCAATTCCTCATGATGTTGGTAAGCTAAGCAAGCTCTATGAACTTAGGCTGTCAGATAACAGTTTCAGCAGCGAAATACCATTTGAGCTTGGACAACTGCAGAATCTCCAAAGCATGTTGAACCTCAGCTACAATAATCTCACTGGTCCAATCCCATCTTCCATTGGAACACTGTCCAAACTTGAAGCTCTTGATCTATCACACAATCAACTTGAGGGAGAAGTCCCCCCTCAGGTTGGGTCAATGAGCAGTCTGGGCAAGCTTAATTTATCCTACAACAATCTTCAAGGAAAATTAGGCAAGCAATTCTTGCACTGGCCAGCTGATGCATTTGAAGGGAATCTGAAGCTCTGTGGAAGCCCACTTGATAACTGCAATGGATATGGTTCTGAAAATAAACGGTCTGGTTTAAGTGAATCGATGGTGGTGGCAGTCTCAGCAGTTACAACCTTAGTTGCACTTAGTCTTCTGGCAGCTGTGCTTGCTCTCTTCCTCAAACACAAGCGAGAAGCtcttaaaagagaaaatgaacTGAACTTGATTTACTCTTCCAGTTCTTCCAAAGCACAGCGCAAGCCGCTGTTCCAGAATGGTGTTGCCAAGAAGGATTTCAGATGGGAAGACATCATGAAAGCCACGGACAATTTAAGCGATGCGTTCATCATCGGCTCAGGAGGGTCTGGAACAATCTACAGAGCTGAACTGCACACAGGAGAAACAGTAGCAGTTAAAAGGATTCTATGGAAAGATGATTATCTGCTCAACAAAAGCTTCACAAGGGAAGTGAAGACACTTGGGAGGATCAGGCACAGGCATCTGGTTAAGTTGCTGGGATACTGTACCAACAGAGGAGCAGGTTCCAATCTGTTGATTTATGAGTATATGGAGAATGGAAGTGTGTGGGATTGGCTGCATCAAAAACCAGTAAACAGCAAAATGAAGAAGAGCTTGGAATGGGAAGCAAGGTTAAAAATAGCTGTGGGATTAGCTCAGGGAGTGGAGTACCTCCACCATGATTGTGTGCCAATGCTAATCCATAGAGATATCAAATCAAGCAATGTGTTACTGGATTCCAATATGGAGGCACATCTGGGGGATTTTGGACTCGCCAAGGCAATGGTGGAGGACTTCGAATCCAACACCGAATCGAATTCATGGTTTGCCGGCTCTTATGGCTACATTGCCCCAG AGTATGCATACTCATTTAAGGCAACAGAGAAAAGCGATGTTTATAGCATGGGAATAGTGCTGATGGAACTCGTAACCGGAAAAATGCCAACTGATGCATTTTTCGGTGTTAATATGGACATGGTAAGATGGGTAGAGAAGCATATTGAAATGCAAGGATCTGGACATGAAGAGTTAATAGATCCTGAACTGAGACCGCTATTGCCTGGTGAAGAATCTGCAGCATATCAGGTACTTGAAATTGCACTCCAGTGCACCAAAACCAGCCCACCAGAAAGGCCCTCATCCCGTCAAGCCTGTGATCTTCTCTTACATTTGTTTCACAACAGGATGGTGGATTCCGAGGAGATGAACCTTGACCCTAAGAAATATTAA
- the LOC107262128 gene encoding peroxidase 7, translating into MNSLVSLFLLLLAFQLISASQYYPETSSQKEEYPGNYTEQGEKQPENYSEQKEEQTGNYSEQKQELPGNYSEQNEERPENYSKKNKVHLGTDSDKKDQSGNYSEQKGEHPGNYSKQKEEEQSENYSEQKDDQPGNYPEQKEEEQPENYSKQKEDQPGNYSEQKEAEQLKNYSEQKQYQTGNYPEQKEEEQPENYSEQKEDKPGNYSAQKEEEYDGNYSKEKDRPSLTIPTLLDNLPSADDLLSFVHYHQSCPQAESIINRKVNEWFKKDYSLAASLLRLHFHDCAVRGCDASILLDHEGSERRAEESKSLRGFEVIDDIKAEIEKECPETVSCADILTAASRDATVLLGGPYWAVPYGRKDGKLSVDKEVELVPMGLENITSLIEFYQSNGLNILDLVVLSGAHTIGRATCGSIQQRLYNFEGTGKPDPSLDTQYLNFLTRKCRWASEYVDLDGTTPTTFDNEYYKNLQKNMGLLSSDQLLFSDPRTAPLVNTFASAPQVFYHQFGVSMAKLGNILVPSLLDDGEIRTVCSSVNSDHY; encoded by the exons ATGAATTCCCTcgtttctttgtttcttctcctcttagcttttcaattaatttcaGCTTCACAGTATTATCCTGAAACTTCTTCACAAAAGGAAGAGTATCCTGGAAATTATACGGAACAAGGAGAAAAGCAGCCTGAGAATTACTCTGAGCAGAAAGAAGAGCAGACTGGAAATTATTCTGAGCAAAAACAAGAGCTGCCTGGAAATTATTCTGAGCAAAACGAAGAGCGCCCTGAAaattattcaaagaaaaacaaggTGCACCTTGGAACTGATTCAGATAAAAAAGATCAGTCTGGAAATTATTCTGAGCAAAAAGGAGAGCACCCTGGAAATTATtctaaacaaaaagaagaagagcagTCTGAAAATTACTCGGAACAAAAAGACGATCAGCCAGGAAATTATCCTGAACAGAAAGAAGAAGAGCAGCCCGAAAATTactcaaaacaaaaagaagatcAGCCAGGAAACTATTctgaacaaaaagaagcgGAGCAACtcaaaaattattcagaacagAAACAATATCAGACAGGAAATTATCctgaacaaaaagaagaagagcagcccgaaaattattcagaacaaaaagaagataaGCCAGGAAACTATTCTgcacaaaaagaagaagaatatgaTGGAAATTACAGTAAGGAAAAGGACAGACCTTCCCTCACCATTCCCACTTTGCTTGATAACTTGCCTTCAGCGGATGATTTGCTATCTTTTGTTCACTATCATCAAAGCTGTCCACAAGCTGAATCCATCATTAACAGAAAAGTTAATGAATGGTTTAAGAAAGACTATAGCCTTGCTGCTAGTCTCCTCAGGTTGCACTTCCATGATTGTGCTGTCAGG GGCTGCGACGCTTCCATTCTTTTGGACCATGAGGGAAGTGAGAGAAGAGCAGAAGAGAGCAAGAGCCTTAGAGGGTTTGAAGTGATTGATGACATAAAAGCAGAGATCGAGAAAGAATGCCCAGAAACAGTCTCTTGTGCTGACATTCTTACAGCAGCCTCCAGAGATGCTACTGTTCTTCTTGGTGGTCCGTACTGGGCGGTGCCCTATGGAAGGAAAGATGGCAAACTTTCTGTTGACAAGGAAGTTGAATTAGTGCCAATGGGACTTGAAAACATTACCAGTCTCATTGAATTCTACCAATCTAATGGCCTCAATATCCTGGATTTGGTCGTTCTTTCAG GTGCACATACAATTGGCAGGGCCACATGTGGTTCAATTCAACAAAGGCTCTACAACTTTGAAGGAACAGGCAAACCAGACCCATCACTTGATACTCAATATTTGAACTTTTTGACAAGGAAATGCAGATGGGCATCTGAGTATGTTGATCTAGATGGTACAACTCCAACCACCTTTGATAACGAGTACTATAAGAATCTTCAGAAGAATATGGGACTCTTATCTTCAGATCAATTACTCTTCTCTGATCCAAGAACTGCCCCTCTTGTTAATACATTTGCTTCTGCACCTCAAGTTTTCTATCACCAGTTTGGTGTTTCCATGGCAAAGCTTGGCAACATTCTTGTCCCTTCTCTTCTAGATGATGGCGAAATTCGAACTGTTTGCAGCTCTGTTAACTCTGATCATTACTAG